TGCGCGCCTCCCCCGAGGGGCGCCGCGGCCTGCCTTACCTGTGGGGCGGCGTGGCGGCGGGCCTGGGCCTGGCGTGCGCGCTGGCGCTGGTGCTGCTGGGCGTGTCGTCCTGGCTGTCGGACGAAGGGCAGGAGTGGTTCCAGGCCGGCATGGCCCTGGTGGCATGCGCGCTGGTGGTGCAGATGGTGCTGTGGATGAAGAAGCACGGCCGCACGCTCAAGCGCGAGCTGGAGACCGGCGCGCGCGACAGCGTGCAGAACGACAACTGGTGGGGCTTGCTGATCCTGGTCACGATCGCCGTGGCGCGCGAGGGCAGCGAGACCGTGGTGTTCCTTTACGGCACGGTGTCGGCCGGCGAAGCCTCCGGCAGCATGCTGTCGCTGGCGCTGGCGGGCCTGGGCGGTTTCGTCGCGGCCCTGCTGACCTTCTGGCTGCTGCAACTGGGCGGCAAGCTGATTACCTGGCGGCGCTTTTTTGCCCTGAC
This genomic interval from Bordetella genomosp. 10 contains the following:
- a CDS encoding FTR1 family iron permease, whose amino-acid sequence is MEQVSFIVWRESVEALLVVGILYTWLRASPEGRRGLPYLWGGVAAGLGLACALALVLLGVSSWLSDEGQEWFQAGMALVACALVVQMVLWMKKHGRTLKRELETGARDSVQNDNWWGLLILVTIAVAREGSETVVFLYGTVSAGEASGSMLSLALAGLGGFVAALLTFWLLQLGGKLITWRRFFALTEFLLLLLAGALLVGGLDHLISLGVVPPLVDPIWDSSWLLSDSTGIGKVLADFAGYRAYPALISVLALAVYWIGVWLTLRMIDAKAARAQAARA